In the genome of Fibrobacter sp. UBA4297, the window ACGGCTGGATTAACGAAATCCCGGTCATCATGATTTCGGCGGAAACGGCGCACGCGCTTGTCGAAGGCGCCTACATGTTTGGAGTCACGGACTTTATCGGGCGACCTTTCGACGAGATGGTCCTCAAGAACCGCGTCAACAACACCATCCGCCTTTACAACAAGCAGAAAAGCCTTTCGGATCTCGTCCTAAACCAGATTTACGAGAAGACGCGCAACAACAGCATGATGGTGACCATGCTAAGCCACATTGTGGAATTCCGCAATGGCGAAAGCGGCATGCACGTGCTGCACATCAACACCATCACGGAAATGCTCCTACGCGAACTTTTACACCGCAGCACAAAGTACAATATCAACAAAAACGACATCGGCATCATCTGCACAGCATCGTCCATGCACGACATCGGCAAAATCACGATTCCCGACGAGATTTTGAACAAACCAGGAAAGCTCACGACCGAAGAGTTCAACATCATGAAAAATCACACGGTCAACAGCGCCCGGATGCTGAACGCCGTCCCTTTCGGTAAAGACGAACTGCTGATGAAGTACGCCTACGAGATTTGCCGTTGGCACCATGAACGTTGGGATGGACGCGGATACCCCGACGGTCTCAAAGGCGACGAAATCCCCATATCCGCCCAGATAGTCTCTATCGCAGACGTTTACGACGCCCTCACGAGCGAGCGCTGCTACAAGCATGCGTTCACCCACGAAAAAGCGCTCGAGATGATCCACAACAACGAATGCGGCGTATTCAACCCGCTTTTGATTGAATGTCTGGATGCCATTGCAGACAAGCTTGTCATTTCGCTACAAACATTCGACTGGAGCAAGCAAGCCGACAAGGACTTTTTTTACATCGCCGACGCCATGATGACCGACCAGAAGCACCCCATTTACAACCAGGCCTTCAGGCAGTTTATTGACGAACGCAAAAAAAGCCATTTCTACGAATCCATGCTGGATGGAATTTTATTCGAGTACACAACCAACCCAACCGTGATGAAGCTTTCAGCGAAAGCGGCTGCAAAACTAGGATTGCCAAGGACAATCGTTGACGATTACAAGCCAGGAGAAGACGCCACCAGCGCCACCGAGAACCTGGAAAGAATCAAGAAGATACTGCGTCGTCAAACGACTCCAAAAGACAAACCTACGATTTCGAAGCAAGTATTCAACATCGACGGCAAGAAAACCCCCTGCAACGTCAAGGTACTCCCCATCTGGACGAAGGGCTCGAACGAAGAGCCTGTACTCACCTCCGTTTACGGGCACATTGACGTAACACATTAAACAAGGATATTTTATGACGCTCTCTGAATTTTATAGCTCTATCGGTGAATCGCTCAACGAAGTTCTTGAAAGACTCCGTATGGAATCTCGCGTTGCAAAGTACTTGCGCCTCTTTTTGAACGACCCGAGTTTTAGCGAACTGAAGAACGCCTTTGCGGCAAATGACGCAAAGACTGCATTCCGTGCGGCACACACGCTTAAGGGTGTTGCGGCAAATCTCGGCTTGAACAAGCTCTCTGCATCGAGTAGTGAGCTCACCGAAGACCTGAGGCCAGAAGCATTCACAGCCAATTCTCAAGCGCTGCTGGAAAAAGTCGAAGTGGACTACGTTGCAGCAGTGGCAGGAATCAAGCAGTTGGAGCAGTGATTAGTGGTTAGTAAACAGTGGTTAGTAAACAGGGCGGCTTCGCCGCGATTATAAATCCTAATCACTAACCACCAACCACAAATCACTAAAATGATCCTCTCAACGTCTAAGAAACTTCTTCAACGCATCTTCGAGCTGGGCTATAACGATGGGCTTTGCCAAGTGACCATCCATACCCGCTTCTAGGGATTTACGGCGGTCTTCATCAAAAGCATTTGCAGAAAGAGCAATAATCGGGATGCGCTTGTCCGGGAACATCTTGCGGATAGCGCGTGTCGCATCAAAGCCATCCATCACCGGCATCTGGATATCCATCAAAACGCAATCGTAGTAGTCAGGGCCTTTTTCCTTTAAGCAATCCACGGCAATGGAGCCGTCGGCTGCAGATTCTACGATAATCCCTGCACTTTCAAGAATATCCTTCGATATTTCCAGATTCAGTTCGTTATCTTCAACAACAAGAACCTTGAAGCCCTCGAATGAAACTGATTCATGTTCGGAGTGAGCAAAACGCACCTGCTCCACAGACTCGGGATTTTCCTGAATGCGCATCGGGATGCGAATCGTAAACTTGGAGCCCTCCCCAACTTTACTTTCCACATCAATCGTCCCTTCCATCATATCGACTATGCGCTTCGAGATAGCAAGACCAAGCCCCGTTCCCTGTTGCTTACTGACCGTAGATGTCCTTTCACGGGAGAATTCATCAAAGAGGTGCTGCTGGTATTCTGCGCTCATGCCGATACCCGTATCCTGAATGACAAACTGGTACATTCCGTAGCCATCGCGATCCGAGGCAACCTGGCGTATATCGACCGTAACCGAGCCTCCGGAAGGCGTATATTTCACCGCATTCGAGACAACGTTAATCAGCACTTGGTTCAAGCGCAAGAAATCGACATACACATAGCGGTCCCGGATATCATGACGGTTAAATTCAAAGTGTACATTTTTCTTTTCGGCCAAGGACTTGAGCATCGGAACTAAATCATCGCCATTTTCGTCCAGATCAACCGGGTTTAAGTCCAGTTCCACCTTGCCGCTTTCAATGCGCGACATGTCCAGCACGTCGTTGATTAAGGACAAAAGATGCTCACTCGAAAGCTTTGACTTGTTGAGGCAATCAAGAGCTTTTACTTTATCGTCAATATTTTTGACTGCCATGTCGGTAAAGCCAATCATTGCATTGAGCGGTGTACGGATGTCGTGCGACATGTTGAATAGGAATGCGCTTTTGGCCTTGTTCGCAAGTTCCGCTTTTTCGAGACTCGCCATTTCGCGCTTTGTCTCGGCGTCAACGCTATGGAAACCGGCAATCACGTGATTTTTCGAGTTTTCATCCTTGACAAACTTAATCTGGTAGTAAACATCTTCGCCATGGACTTGCAGCCTGAAGTTGACAAAGTACACGTGTTCGTGCTCAACCATGTCAAGAACTTTGGCAGGCTCGGTCGCCGCACAGAACGATTCCCGGTCGCTCGGATGGACAACAGTATTGACAAGAACATCTAGGCGCTCGCCGAAGTTCTTTATCTCGGACCATCCCGGAACAAGCTCATCGAATACAGGGTCAAAACGGTAATGCGCTTCGGAAAGCGTCTCGTAATCTACATACACCACACAACCAAAGTCATCGGAAAGGCCAGAAATCACAGCCATGTCGCGGTTTGCAATCGCCTTGCGTTCGGCCTTAGCAGATTCCTCTTCATCGACGTTTTCAAGCGTCACGACGATGTGATTTTCGGAATCCGGAGTCTTTGCCGCCTTCAAACGGTAGTAAACTAGCCTTCCGTCAAAGGAAAAGCGGAAAGAAACCGAAACAGCGCGGTCCTTTTGCAAACCACGGAGCAATTTTTCCTTATTGACAAAATCCTTGACCGCCTCCCAGTCTTCGCGGTAGACCACCTTTTCCAAAACCCGTTCCAGGCCTTCGAAAAAATCCTTGCAGGTCTTGGAGTCAAGAGTATTCACCGCCCCCTGGGCGTTAAACTCAATGAACGAGTTGTCATTGGTATCAATGTAATAGATGCTGTCGAATCCATCACCAAGCGTATTTGCAATATCGGAATACTGGTCGAGTTCACGCAAATGCATTTTGAACTCAATCTGTTCCGTCACGTCGGTACAGCAACCTTCTAGGCGCACCCCCCGCTTATATTCGTTATTACGGCTCCCGTTGCTCCTCAAGAATATAATCCCGCGGGACTGGTGGTTCCAGGCGTACTCCTGTTCGGACATTTCGCCGCGGGTCATCCGTCCGATGGATTCGGCAAACGCCTCATAGTACGTAAGGTCAATATTATTGCACCATAAGTTGTAAAGGTCTTCGGGGAGAGTTTCTTCGGGAAATCCAAGAATTTGGAGAAAGGCCTTGTCGGCATACATTCTTGGAGGCCTGCCTTCGTCAAGCTCTATAGTCCACAAACCGACTCCTGCACTAGACAGGATCGCATGCGTCAAGTCTGACGATTCGAGACAATCCATGATTTATAAATCCTCCAACAAGAATATCCCTTCCAACGGGCGTCTCCAGTCGCCCTATGGTATAAAATACACTTATTTTCAGAACCCGTTTGGGAAAAACCGAATAAAGTCTCGGATTTCGGCTTATTTAGTTGGCAGATCTTAGAATTGCTTAAAGATAATAGAGAGTGTTCTAAGTTCTAGGTCCTAGCCTTAACCTTCTTGCGGCGCCAGATTTTAAATTCCATGTAAAGCGTGCTAACCGTATAGATAAAGAGGAGCAAAAGGATGGTGTTCTTCGGACGGTTCAGGTTGCAAATGCCCCACGCAAACGTGATGATAGGCAAATGGATCAAGTACGGGTAGAAAGACGCACGGCCAACACGACGCACAAGCGGGATGCAGAAGAATCTCGCCAAGAAGCCCTTGCCCGAAAGGAGGCACACCACAAACATACCGTAAATGAAAATCGGAAGGCTATGGTGGATAAAATAATTATACCCTGGATTTGCATCAGGACGCATAAGGAAGAGACTTCCGTAAAGTGCAAGGAGCAGCAGCGCTTGGGCCACGCCACTCACATAATCTTTCTTGAAAACGTCAAAGACGCCCTCGTTGTAAAGGCGGTAAAGCACCATGCCAAAGATATATTCAAAGACGCGTACCGGAGCAAACATGTGGAAAAAGCGGTACTTGGCATCGAAACCATCAAACCATAAATTGCCCGTTTTGCCATACACGATAGCCCAAAGGATGCCCGGAACGAACACGCAGCCAAAGAGAATCCAGAGCGTGCGACGATTCTGCCGGATAAGCCAACGGCTGAACCACGGCGTAATCGCATAGCAGAGGAAAAAGCTCGTCAAGGACCAAGACGGTTCATTCAACTTCATGCCGAGATCCGGGACTATCGACCACGTGAGCGAGAGATGCATGAGGAGGCTCCGCCACGGGTGGAACATCTTCGCAAGCCCCGCCGAGGCGCAATCGCCTATTTCAGAGAATGCGGGTAAATGCGTGTAGCCGCTCATCTTGAAAATGACGAGCACAAACATGAGGAGCGTCATGAAAAAGTGCAAACGGTAAAGCTTCGCAATGCGGCTGAACATGAACGGGATGACCGGGATACTGCGGTCCGGGTCGCTGTACTTGCTTGCGAAAAGGAAACCGGCCAGCACATAGAAAATCCCCGCGGCAAAGGCAGGCGCCGAAATGATGGGCATGACCCACTTGCAATCGGACATGTACATAAGGGCGTTGGAACTGCCTAGATGGAGCATGACAATGTTCAGGCTCGCAAGAAGACGGAGCCCGTCAATGGCGGGGAAATAATTTGCTGGTTTCGGCATTTCAAGGAAAATTTAGAAAAAACAGGGAGATTCCCGCTCGTCCCCGTCAAGCGAGGACAGGTAGGCGGGAATGACAAGAGTTTTGAAGCAAGCTTAGCAATTCAATATGGTGATTTTGCGCAAATGGAAGGGGTATTTTGATTTTTCAGGAGATAAAACGCTCTTTTTCGTTACATTTTTCTTAAATTAAATAAGTACAACCACTTAAGAAAGAGAAAATAAAAATCGGTGTTTCGACCATGAGCAACGAACGTGCAAAAATTTTGATTGTCGATGACGACGCCATGAACAGGGTTGTACTTTCGGACCTGCTCTCTGACGAATATGATATCATCGAAGCAAAAGACGGCAACGAGGCCATCGATATTCTCGAAAAGATGGCTCAAGAAATCACGCTCGTCTTGCTGGACATGATTATGCCTGGACGTGACGGGCTCGAGGTCCTCAAGGTCATGAACGACCAAGGATGGATCAAAGGGACTCCTGTCGTGATGATTTCGGCAGAGACCTCCTCCCCGCAAGTGGAAAAAGCGTTTTCGCTCGGCGTGACCGACTTTATTTACCGCCCGTTCGACCAGATGGTCGTGCAGACCCGCGTCCGCAATACCATCAACCTTTACTTAAAGCAAATGCAGCTTTCGGAACTTGTGACCGACAAGATTTACGAAAGAACGCGAAACAGCGACATGCTGATTTCCATCTTGAGCCACATTGTGGAATTCCGTAATGGAGAAAGTGGCATGCACGTGCTGCACATCAAGAAAATCACCGATATCCTTTTACGCGCCTTGCTCAAGCGCACCAAAGAATACAAGATCACCGAAGAAGAAATCAACACCATTGCAACAGCCTCTTCAATGCACGACATTGGGAAAATCACAATTCCTGACGAGATTTTAAACAAGCCCGGCAAGCTCACGAAAGAAGAATTCGAAATCATGAAGCAGCACTCCATTAACGGAGCCAACATGCTCGAAGCTATCCAGTTCTTCAAGAACGAGCCGCTGATGAAGTTCACTTATGACATCTGCCGCTGGCACCACGAACGTTTCGACGGTCGAGGTTACCCCGACGGCCTCAAAGGCGACGAAATCCCTATCAGTGCTCAAGTCGTTTCTGTTGCCGACGTCTATGACGCACTTACTAGCGAGCGCTGTTACAAGAAGGCGTTCAGCCACGAGAAGGCGCTTGAGATGATCCGCAACAACGAATGCGGCGTATTCAATCCCCTGCTTTTAGAATGTCTCGGAGATGTTGCCGACAGCCTGCCTCAAGAGCTGAAAGACCATCGCTCAAGCAAGCTTAGCGATACAGACTTTGCCAAAATTGCGCGTTCCTTTTTTGAAAGCACCGAAGAAAATTCGAACAACATCATCTACGAGCAGTATCTAACGGAACGTAAAAAAAGCCAGTTCTTCGCCTCGTTACAGAGAGGTGTTACGTTTGAATACACTTACGAGCCTTCGTTACTGAAGCTTGAAGCCAAGAACGCCAGGGCGTTAAGTTTTCCGAAGGTCATGTCCGAGCCCGAAAACAATAGCGATTTCTGGAATATCTTCGGGCGGGAAAACTGGGATGAATTTGTAAAATTGCTGCACGATCCACAGCTAAACAATGACTCGTTCACGTTTAATAGCGAAATGCGAGTGAAAGGCGAAAAATGCCCATGCAAGATCAGGGTCCAACAATGCTGGAACAGACGCAACCCCGAGAATCCGGAACTCATTTCCGTCTACGGGTGCGTGGAATTCTTTAGGTAACGCCTATCCTAAAAATTTGTGCAGGACTTTTTTGAGTTTTTCAACATCAATGGGTTTTGCGATGTGCTCGTTCATGCCGGCATCCATAGCGGCCTTGCGGTCTTCTTCAAATGCGTTTGCGGTCATCGCAACAATCGGGACATGCTTGAAGTAATCGTTGCGCAAAGCCCTTATCTGACGGGACGCCTCTAGACCATCCATCACTGGCATCTGCACGTCCATCAATATCATGTCGTAGGCGCCCGGCTTTGCCACCTTGAGCATTTTCAAGGCGACACTTCCATCTTCTGCAGTATCAACGACAAGTTTCATCTCTTCAAGAACGGTCTGAGCAATTTCGCGGTTGAGCTCGTTGTCTTCGACAAGAAGAATTTTCTTCCCGGCAAAATTGCAAAAGACATCGCCCTCATCCTTCACTTCTTCTTTTAACATGCCAATGGCACGCGCGAGGACATTGTGCATCTCGGAGAGGAACAGCGGCTTACTCATAAACGCATTCACCCCCGCCTCGCGTGCCTCTTTCTCGAAGTTTGCACAATCATAAGACGCCATAACGACTATCAGATTTTCATGGCCAGGAATCATGCGGATTTGTCGGACGGCATCAAAGCCATCCATATCCAGCAACAGGTCGTCCAAAACAACAACAGAATACGCCTCGCGCCGATCGATGGACTCTTTTATCCGCAACACGGCTTCCTTGCCATACATTGTCCATTCGGCACGCATCCCTAAGCGGCGCAAAAGATTTGTTGCACTCGAACATGCGTTGTAATCGCTAGCGACCACAAGAGCACGCGCGTTTTGCAAAGAATCCAGCTTCATCATGATCACGGACGTATCCTGAATTTTCAGATTCAAGCGGATAATGAATTCCGTTCCCTGATTCGGGGCGCTAATGACATCAATGCGGCCGCCCATCATATCGACAATTTTCTTGGTGATGGACATCCCAAGTCCGGTGCCCTGCGTCTTGGAAATCGTCGAGGTGCGTTCACGTTCAAACGGTTCATACAGGACATTCAAGAATTCCGGACTCATGCCGATGCCATCGTCCTTGACATGGAACTCATACGTTCCCGTTTTTTCGCCTTTCCCGGTCTGACGGACAAACACGTGGATATGACCGCCAACAGGCGTAAACTTGACCGCGTTCGAAAGCAAGTTGATTAGCATCTGGTGCAAGCGCAGCTTGTCACAGACAACGTGTTCATTCTCAATGTTAAAAGTGTCCATATAAAGGTTCTGCTGCTTGGCGCTTGCCTGGCCCAAAATAATCGTATTCAGGTCATGCATAATTTCGGACAAGTTGCAATTCACTTCTTCAAGACGAATCTTGCCCGATTCAATACGGCTCATATCGAGAATATCGTTGATGAGCGACAAGAGATGCGTACTCGAGACAACCGTCTTTTCCAAATAGTTCTTGACCATTACCGGGTCTTCGAGGTTGTTCAATGCCAAATTTGTAAAACCGATAATGGCGTTCATCGGCGTGCGGATGTCATGCGACATGTTCGAAAGGAACATCGTCTTTGCGTTGTTCGCCTTTTCGGCCTGCACAAGAGCCTGTTCCAGAAGTTTCTGCTGTTTTTCAAGTTCCAGTTTCTGTTCCGCAATTTTTGCATCGAGTTCCATCTTCTGGGCGGTCATATTGTCGATGAACATGAATGTCATGACAAAACTTATCGGAACGCCATTTCGACGTTCAATCACAAAAGACGTCACACGGCGCCATTCTCCCTTCAGCGCCCTATAATTGAATTCGCGCTTGTCGTCATTGGCAAGGTAGGCACGCATAAATTCAACATCCGCCATGTGCTCCCACATTTCACGGAATTCTGGAAGAACCTCCTTGCTGAATTCAAGAACGACACTGCTATACTTGGCGAAGCCGCCATAAAACTTCGCTTTTTCATAGACCGTCGAATCGCGGACACTGCGGACCGTATCGTCTTCTAGACTTACAAAATAAACGGCAAAATAATCTTCATAGAGTTTGCTATCCACATAGCGGCTCAGGATTTCGGCATCCTTGTCGGCAAAGCACAGCACCACAGCTCTTGGCCGCCCGTTTGCAGCCCCAACTTTTACGTACTTCATCTCGATATAGCGGGTGCCGTTGCCCTCGTACTTTCGGTACTGCGTCGTAAACGACTTCTGGTTTTCAAGTTGAGCCTTGATGTTTTCAATGGACGCCGCTGCGGCCACCCGTTTCCGGTCAAGCTCATAGACAAAACCGTCAACGTACATTTGGAATAACTTAGAATAGCAGTTTCCGTTTGAGAATATTTCTCCAAACTTTGTTTCTGTATAGGAACTCATCGTGTACGGCGTAAACGTATCTGTTTCGAGGTCAATGTAATAGACAGAAGAATACTCTGTTGCAAGCACATTGATAATTTCGAAATTGCGTTCCATATCGCGTTCGCGCTCTTTCCTTGCCACTACTTCCTTATTGACATTAGCGACAGCGATGATGACATGGTCATCGGCAGCCTTGGAGCTCAGCACATTGAGACGATAATACTGCACATCGCGATTTACGGTAAGGCGATATTCCACAGAAAATGACTTTTCTTCCGCAAGCCGTTTCAGCAGCTTTTCCTTGTTCATGGTTTCGGTAATCTTGTCAATGTCTTGCGGATAGATAATCTTCTTGATATCTCTTGAACATTCATCAAAGAAGTGCTTGCCGGACATCAAAAGCTTCAGCTTGATGTAGCTGCCTTCTTGACTGAATACGTCATACGATTCGTCTTTCAAGTTCACGTAGTAGATGATTTCGTACTCAATACTCAGCGCATTTGCAATTTCGGAAAATTCGCGGTTCATGGCACTTGCCCGCATTTCCTCGTCGCGGTCCGCAACAGCCACGACAAACACAGACAACTTCGCACCAGAAACACGAACAAACTTCATCTCGAAATAGTGACCAAACTTATCCTGGTAATCTATTTCAAAATGACTTTGCTTTGACAACTTTTCTCGGATACTTTGGACAGACGCCAACGTCAAAAGGCGATCGGCATCTCTATCACATACAATTCCTTTGGCGTATTTTTCGAGCGCATCGGAATATTTTGTATCGCTATGGATTTGCTTTTCAAAGCCGCTATGCGTCTGGGACTTGATGTACGAGAGCATCTTTTCGGATTCAAGGTCAATGCGGTAGAGTACATTGTATTCCGAGGCCAGCGCCTGAATGATGTGGTACCCTTCTTCGACCTTCATGCGTTTGCGGATTTCGTCATCGACGTTCAAGAAGCTCAAGGCGATGTGGTCGTCATCGCGGCCGCGGGTGACTTGCAGCTTGCAGTAGCGCTCCTTGTCAGTTGCAATTTCACGTACCACGTACGAAAAACTGCTCTCTTTTTTGAGGCGCTTGCGGATATAATCCGGCGACACGAGATTTTTCAGCATTTCCCGGTCATCGGGGTGGACATCTTCGGAAATAAACTTCTGGAGAGCTTCAACGGCATTTTCGCCATTGCCATACTTTTTTTCGATGCCCTTCTTGCGATAGTAAACGACATACGTATAATCCAGCAAATTGACATAATATGCCGAAATAAACTGCTCGTAAAAGATTTCCGTGAACAGTTCAGCGTATGCAGCCTGATTCTCACCATCACTCATAATTGCTCCCTTTCTGCAATTAATTAAAATACATCAATTTTACGTTTAGCGATATAGAGAGTTCTATAAAAAAAGGAATTTTTTGCCTTTGCACAGGTAAAGAGGATGCGCGCGGGTATGGTAAAAAAAGAACCTTCGAGGGGAACCTCGA includes:
- a CDS encoding HD-GYP domain-containing protein, with the protein product MDERRPLILIVDDVAVNRALLSDILSDKYNIIEAENGNEALLLLREKTSEISLVLLDMVMPEKDGMEVLAIMNKNGWINEIPVIMISAETAHALVEGAYMFGVTDFIGRPFDEMVLKNRVNNTIRLYNKQKSLSDLVLNQIYEKTRNNSMMVTMLSHIVEFRNGESGMHVLHINTITEMLLRELLHRSTKYNINKNDIGIICTASSMHDIGKITIPDEILNKPGKLTTEEFNIMKNHTVNSARMLNAVPFGKDELLMKYAYEICRWHHERWDGRGYPDGLKGDEIPISAQIVSIADVYDALTSERCYKHAFTHEKALEMIHNNECGVFNPLLIECLDAIADKLVISLQTFDWSKQADKDFFYIADAMMTDQKHPIYNQAFRQFIDERKKSHFYESMLDGILFEYTTNPTVMKLSAKAAAKLGLPRTIVDDYKPGEDATSATENLERIKKILRRQTTPKDKPTISKQVFNIDGKKTPCNVKVLPIWTKGSNEEPVLTSVYGHIDVTH
- a CDS encoding response regulator — translated: MSDGENQAAYAELFTEIFYEQFISAYYVNLLDYTYVVYYRKKGIEKKYGNGENAVEALQKFISEDVHPDDREMLKNLVSPDYIRKRLKKESSFSYVVREIATDKERYCKLQVTRGRDDDHIALSFLNVDDEIRKRMKVEEGYHIIQALASEYNVLYRIDLESEKMLSYIKSQTHSGFEKQIHSDTKYSDALEKYAKGIVCDRDADRLLTLASVQSIREKLSKQSHFEIDYQDKFGHYFEMKFVRVSGAKLSVFVVAVADRDEEMRASAMNREFSEIANALSIEYEIIYYVNLKDESYDVFSQEGSYIKLKLLMSGKHFFDECSRDIKKIIYPQDIDKITETMNKEKLLKRLAEEKSFSVEYRLTVNRDVQYYRLNVLSSKAADDHVIIAVANVNKEVVARKERERDMERNFEIINVLATEYSSVYYIDLETDTFTPYTMSSYTETKFGEIFSNGNCYSKLFQMYVDGFVYELDRKRVAAAASIENIKAQLENQKSFTTQYRKYEGNGTRYIEMKYVKVGAANGRPRAVVLCFADKDAEILSRYVDSKLYEDYFAVYFVSLEDDTVRSVRDSTVYEKAKFYGGFAKYSSVVLEFSKEVLPEFREMWEHMADVEFMRAYLANDDKREFNYRALKGEWRRVTSFVIERRNGVPISFVMTFMFIDNMTAQKMELDAKIAEQKLELEKQQKLLEQALVQAEKANNAKTMFLSNMSHDIRTPMNAIIGFTNLALNNLEDPVMVKNYLEKTVVSSTHLLSLINDILDMSRIESGKIRLEEVNCNLSEIMHDLNTIILGQASAKQQNLYMDTFNIENEHVVCDKLRLHQMLINLLSNAVKFTPVGGHIHVFVRQTGKGEKTGTYEFHVKDDGIGMSPEFLNVLYEPFERERTSTISKTQGTGLGMSITKKIVDMMGGRIDVISAPNQGTEFIIRLNLKIQDTSVIMMKLDSLQNARALVVASDYNACSSATNLLRRLGMRAEWTMYGKEAVLRIKESIDRREAYSVVVLDDLLLDMDGFDAVRQIRMIPGHENLIVVMASYDCANFEKEAREAGVNAFMSKPLFLSEMHNVLARAIGMLKEEVKDEGDVFCNFAGKKILLVEDNELNREIAQTVLEEMKLVVDTAEDGSVALKMLKVAKPGAYDMILMDVQMPVMDGLEASRQIRALRNDYFKHVPIVAMTANAFEEDRKAAMDAGMNEHIAKPIDVEKLKKVLHKFLG
- a CDS encoding HD domain-containing phosphohydrolase gives rise to the protein MSNERAKILIVDDDAMNRVVLSDLLSDEYDIIEAKDGNEAIDILEKMAQEITLVLLDMIMPGRDGLEVLKVMNDQGWIKGTPVVMISAETSSPQVEKAFSLGVTDFIYRPFDQMVVQTRVRNTINLYLKQMQLSELVTDKIYERTRNSDMLISILSHIVEFRNGESGMHVLHIKKITDILLRALLKRTKEYKITEEEINTIATASSMHDIGKITIPDEILNKPGKLTKEEFEIMKQHSINGANMLEAIQFFKNEPLMKFTYDICRWHHERFDGRGYPDGLKGDEIPISAQVVSVADVYDALTSERCYKKAFSHEKALEMIRNNECGVFNPLLLECLGDVADSLPQELKDHRSSKLSDTDFAKIARSFFESTEENSNNIIYEQYLTERKKSQFFASLQRGVTFEYTYEPSLLKLEAKNARALSFPKVMSEPENNSDFWNIFGRENWDEFVKLLHDPQLNNDSFTFNSEMRVKGEKCPCKIRVQQCWNRRNPENPELISVYGCVEFFR
- a CDS encoding acyltransferase family protein, producing MPKPANYFPAIDGLRLLASLNIVMLHLGSSNALMYMSDCKWVMPIISAPAFAAGIFYVLAGFLFASKYSDPDRSIPVIPFMFSRIAKLYRLHFFMTLLMFVLVIFKMSGYTHLPAFSEIGDCASAGLAKMFHPWRSLLMHLSLTWSIVPDLGMKLNEPSWSLTSFFLCYAITPWFSRWLIRQNRRTLWILFGCVFVPGILWAIVYGKTGNLWFDGFDAKYRFFHMFAPVRVFEYIFGMVLYRLYNEGVFDVFKKDYVSGVAQALLLLALYGSLFLMRPDANPGYNYFIHHSLPIFIYGMFVVCLLSGKGFLARFFCIPLVRRVGRASFYPYLIHLPIITFAWGICNLNRPKNTILLLLFIYTVSTLYMEFKIWRRKKVKART
- a CDS encoding PAS domain-containing hybrid sensor histidine kinase/response regulator — encoded protein: MDCLESSDLTHAILSSAGVGLWTIELDEGRPPRMYADKAFLQILGFPEETLPEDLYNLWCNNIDLTYYEAFAESIGRMTRGEMSEQEYAWNHQSRGIIFLRSNGSRNNEYKRGVRLEGCCTDVTEQIEFKMHLRELDQYSDIANTLGDGFDSIYYIDTNDNSFIEFNAQGAVNTLDSKTCKDFFEGLERVLEKVVYREDWEAVKDFVNKEKLLRGLQKDRAVSVSFRFSFDGRLVYYRLKAAKTPDSENHIVVTLENVDEEESAKAERKAIANRDMAVISGLSDDFGCVVYVDYETLSEAHYRFDPVFDELVPGWSEIKNFGERLDVLVNTVVHPSDRESFCAATEPAKVLDMVEHEHVYFVNFRLQVHGEDVYYQIKFVKDENSKNHVIAGFHSVDAETKREMASLEKAELANKAKSAFLFNMSHDIRTPLNAMIGFTDMAVKNIDDKVKALDCLNKSKLSSEHLLSLINDVLDMSRIESGKVELDLNPVDLDENGDDLVPMLKSLAEKKNVHFEFNRHDIRDRYVYVDFLRLNQVLINVVSNAVKYTPSGGSVTVDIRQVASDRDGYGMYQFVIQDTGIGMSAEYQQHLFDEFSRERTSTVSKQQGTGLGLAISKRIVDMMEGTIDVESKVGEGSKFTIRIPMRIQENPESVEQVRFAHSEHESVSFEGFKVLVVEDNELNLEISKDILESAGIIVESAADGSIAVDCLKEKGPDYYDCVLMDIQMPVMDGFDATRAIRKMFPDKRIPIIALSANAFDEDRRKSLEAGMDGHLAKPIVIAQLEDALKKFLRR
- a CDS encoding Hpt domain-containing protein, which produces MTLSEFYSSIGESLNEVLERLRMESRVAKYLRLFLNDPSFSELKNAFAANDAKTAFRAAHTLKGVAANLGLNKLSASSSELTEDLRPEAFTANSQALLEKVEVDYVAAVAGIKQLEQ